The following nucleotide sequence is from Neokomagataea tanensis.
GTGCCGTACCACCTGATGCCGATGTTCCCGCGGGATGAAGTCCCTTTGAGAGTGGTGCTGCCGCTGGGGACGACCGAGAGGCTGGATGAATAGCGGTAGCGTAGATAAAAAAGATCGAAAAAAGAGTGTACCTGCTGTGAGCCGATGACAAAATCGGGGACAACTGCCGTTCCGTCGACGCCGTAAAGTCGGGTTCCCCAATCAATCGTGTCATGAAACATTTTGTTCGGGTTGGTATTGGTTTGCGCAAAGCTGAAGGTATCTAGGCGAAACTTCGGCCAGATGGCGTATATCCGCGTTCCATTCCATGAGAGAGGCACGTTTGGCGTTTCACGATTGTAGAGAATGTAAGAAGGTGCATCGAGAAATTGTTGTCGGCCAACCATTAAGCCTGTCCGTGCCCCTGCGATTTGGCCTTTGAGTTCAATGAAAGCCTGTTGCGCGTCCAGCCTTTTGCGGAATGTTTGATTATAGCCAAAGCCTGCCCAGCCAGCAGCATTTGCGTTAATAAGTTGTCCGAAGAGCCGTACATGCTCACCGAGATGTAAATCTGCCCCGAGAAGGTTTCTCACAGTAAAACGACCAGAGGGAGCGTTACCGCGCCGCCCTAGAAATGGCGCTTCTTCAGACCAGTTTCTGAGGCGTGTTTCGCCGGAGAGCGTGAGCCATATGGTTTTTTGCTGGTTTAGCGCAATAAATTTGAGCGGATCTAGGAGGTCGTCTGATTTTTTAGGGTTGCGTAAATCGCTCCAGTCTTCCGCCCATGGTGCGGGTCCGTACCGCCCGACGGGGCCAAAACCCGCAGCTTCCCCCGTTCCATAGTTAAATGCGCCCCACGGGCCTTGATGCCCCTGTGTTGGTCTGTTGAGGCTGGGCAGAATGCGGCGCGGTTGGCCGACGAAGCCAGCATGCGGGTAGTTCTGAATTGGCGGTCGGTCGGTTGTGGTGTTGGGGATCCACGTCGGATTTTTGGGCGTCCGTGCGTCCGGTGTTGCTTCTGGTGCGGCTGAAAGCGGCGTTGTCGTAAAGCTGTACAGGCCTGCAAACGCGAAAAAGAGCGCTGGGAAACCACTATTTAAGCGCGCAGGCACCATGGAATTGCTTTCTGGAAATTTACGGATAGAAAGAATAAAAGGATTAGATACGATTATAGAATGTTGTTAATATTTCAATACGAAATTCATTCT
It contains:
- a CDS encoding alginate export family protein, coding for MVPARLNSGFPALFFAFAGLYSFTTTPLSAAPEATPDARTPKNPTWIPNTTTDRPPIQNYPHAGFVGQPRRILPSLNRPTQGHQGPWGAFNYGTGEAAGFGPVGRYGPAPWAEDWSDLRNPKKSDDLLDPLKFIALNQQKTIWLTLSGETRLRNWSEEAPFLGRRGNAPSGRFTVRNLLGADLHLGEHVRLFGQLINANAAGWAGFGYNQTFRKRLDAQQAFIELKGQIAGARTGLMVGRQQFLDAPSYILYNRETPNVPLSWNGTRIYAIWPKFRLDTFSFAQTNTNPNKMFHDTIDWGTRLYGVDGTAVVPDFVIGSQQVHSFFDLFYLRYRYSSSLSVVPSGSTTLKGTSSRGNIGIRWYGTARDFEFSFGGLYQNGSFQYTNNASSSDVSAWAVNTIAGYRHTPSPLHPFIGAQFDIYSGGADGRNATLHTYMAPYNPQTTYSDPTTYLQPSNLISLSPILSVTPFHGYASLRFKAPLLWRQNTNGAIWNSSGPYTFSRPYRGSFVGIEPQAFLLIQLQRHLSWQLIGSRFIASKSLRNAGAQSGSFFQSNLVFRF